A genomic segment from Gossypium hirsutum isolate 1008001.06 chromosome D04, Gossypium_hirsutum_v2.1, whole genome shotgun sequence encodes:
- the LOC107942602 gene encoding glycine-rich cell wall structural protein 2 gives MGSSRVIGAAFLVLLLVDLAFATRPFKAARKGVGGGGGGGSGGGGATGSGYGSGYGSGSGSGYGSGANGNGRDRGRGEGGGGGSGSGGGTGNRGGGGGGGGGGGGGNGGGSGYGFGSGYGSGSGYGSEGGISSGGGGGGGGGGGGSGEGSGYGSGSGYGSGGGSASGGGGGGGGGGGGGGGGSGGGFGYGSGGGGGNGEGSGYGFGSGYGSGGGGGGGGGGGGGGGGGGGNRGGSGYGSGYGSGSGYGSGGGGGGGGGGGGGGGGGSGGNDLGYGSGSGYGSGYGSGEGGDFSP, from the exons ATGGGAAGTTCTAGGGTTATTGGTGCTGCTTTCTTGGTTTTGCTCCTTGTGGATTTAGCTTTTGCTACTAGGCCATTTAAGGCTGCAAGAAAGGGAGTTGGTGGCGGTGGAGGAGGAGGAAGTGGTGGAGGTGGTGCCACAGGTTCTGGATATGGTTCAGGTTATGGCTCAGGAAGTGGCTCTGGGTATGGTTCAGGAGCTAATGGTAATGGAAGAGATAGAGGTAGGGGCGAAGGTGGTGGAGGTGGCTCTGGATCTGGTGGTGGGACAGGAAATagaggaggtggtggtggtggtggaggtggtggtggtggcggCAATGGAGGAGGATCGGGATATGGTTTCGGATCCGGATATGGAAGTGGGTCTGGATATGGAAGTGAAGGTGGTATTTCTAGTGGTGGtggaggaggtggtggtggtggaggtggtGGCAGTGGAGAAGGGTCTGGATACGGAAGTGGATCTGGATATGGAAGTGGAGGTGGTAGTGctagtggtggtggtggtggtggtggaggaggaggTGGCGGTGGAGGTGGTGGCAGTGGAGGAGGGTTTGGATATGGAAGTGGAGGCGGTGGTGGCAATGGAGAAGGGTCAGGATATGGGTTTGGATCTGGATATGGAagtggaggtggaggtggtggaggaggtggtggtggtggaggtggtggaGGCGGTGGTGGCAATAGAGGAGGGTCAGGATATGGGTCCGGATATGGAAGTGGATCTGGATATGGAagtggaggtggaggtggtggaggag gtggtggtggaggaggaggaggtgGTGGAAGTGGAGGCAACGACTTGGGTTATGGAAGTGGATCAGGCTATGGCTCAGGGTATGGTAGTGGGGAAGGTGGTGATTTCTCACCTTAA